A window of the Emys orbicularis isolate rEmyOrb1 chromosome 1, rEmyOrb1.hap1, whole genome shotgun sequence genome harbors these coding sequences:
- the ING1 gene encoding inhibitor of growth protein 1, with amino-acid sequence MKMLSPANGEQLHLVNYVEDYLDSIESLPFDLQRNVSLMREIDAKYQEILKELDDYYEKFKRETDAVQKRRLLHCIQRALIRSQELGDEKIQIVSQMVELVENRTRQVDSHVELFETCQETNETTGNSGKASQDKSKNETITQAEKPNNKRSRRQRNNENRENASNNHDHDDITSGTPKEKKAKTSKKKKRSKAKAEREASPADLPIDPNEPTYCLCNQVSYGEMIGCDNDECPIEWFHFSCVGLNHKPKGKWYCPKCRGENEKTMDKALEKSKKERAYNR; translated from the exons ATGAAAATGTTGAGTCCTGCAAACGGAGAGCAGCTTCACCTCGTGAACTATGTGGAGGATTATCTGGACTCCATCGAGTCTCTGCCCTTCGATCTGCAGAGAAATGTCTCCCTGATGAGGGAAATTGACGCCAAATATCAAG agaTCTTAAAGGAGCTGGATGATTATTATGAAAAGTTCAAACGAGAGACTGATGccgtgcagaagagaagactgttgCATTGCATACAGAGAGCACTGATCCGGAGTCAGGAACTGGGAGATGAAAAGATCCAAATTGTCAGTCAGATGGTGGAGCTTGTTGAGAATAGAACCAGGCAAGTGGACAGTCATGTGGAACTATTTGAGACCTGTCAAGAGACTAATGAGACCACCGGAAACAGTGGCAAAGCCAGCCAAGATAAGTCAAAGAATGAGACAATCACTCAGGCTGAAAAGCCCAACAATAAGAGGTCTAGGAGgcaaagaaataatgaaaatcGAGAAAACGCTTCTAATAATCATGATCATGATGACATCACCTCAGGAACACCAAAGGAGAAGAAAGCAAAAACATCCAAGAAAAAGAAGAGGTCTAAGGCTAAAGCAGAGAGGGAGGCTTCCCCTGCGGATCTTCCTATTGATCCCAATGAACCAACATACTGTTTGTGTAATCAAGTCTCCTATGGAGAAATGATAGGATGTGATAATGATGAGTGCCCAATTGAGTGGTTTCATTTTTCATGTGTGGGACTCAATCATAAACCAAAGGGCAAATGGTACTGCCCTAAATGTAGAGGAGAAAATGAGAAAACTATGGACAAGGCACTGGAGAAATCTAAAAAAGAAAGGGCCTACAACAGGTAG